A single genomic interval of Centropristis striata isolate RG_2023a ecotype Rhode Island chromosome 8, C.striata_1.0, whole genome shotgun sequence harbors:
- the psmc4 gene encoding 26S proteasome regulatory subunit 6B isoform X2 — MPAILTSRPQTGLSFLAPEPEDLEDLYSRYKKLQQELEFLEVQEEYIKDEQKNLKKEFLHAQEEVKRIQSIPLVIGQFLEAVDQNTAIVGSTTGSNYYVRILSTIDRELLKPNASVALHKHSNALVDVLPPEADSSIMMLTSDQKPDVMYADIGGMDIQKQEVREAVELPLTHFELYKQIGIDPPRGVLMYGPPGCGKTMLAKAVAHHTTAAFIRVVGSEFVQKYLGEGPRMVRDVFRLAKENAPAIIFIDEIDAIATKRFDAQTGADREVQRILLELLNQMDGFDQNVNVKVIMATNRADTLDPALLRPGRLDRKIEFPLPDRRQKRLVFSTITSKMNLSEEVDLEDYVARPDKISGADINSICQEAGMLAVRENRYIVLAKDFEKAYKTVIKKDEQEHEFYK, encoded by the exons ATGCCGGCAATACTGACTTCCAGACCTCAGACAGGTCTGTCCTTCCTGGCACCAGAACCAGAAGATCTTGAGGACCTTTATAGCAGATACAAG aagctgcagcaggaactGGAGTTCctggaggtgcaggaggagtaCATAAAGGATGAACAGAAGAACCTGAAGAAAGAATTCCTCCATGCccaggaggaggtgaagaggaTACAGAGCATCCCGCTTGTCATTGGCCAGTTCCTGGAAGCTGTTGACCAGAACACAGCCATTGTCGGCTCCACTACAG GGTCCAACTACTATGTGCGCATCCTGAGCACCATCGACAGAGAGTTGCTGAAGCCCAACGCCTCAGTGGCCTTGCATAAGCACAGCAACGCCCTGGTGGACGTGCTGCCTCCTGAAGCTGACAGCAGCATCATGATGCTGACGTCGG ACCAAAAGCCAGATGTGATGTATGCTGACATTGGTGGTATGGACATTCAGAAGCAGGAAGTCCGAGAAGCTGTGGAGCTGCCACTCACACACTTTGAGCTCTACAAACAG ATTGGCATTGATCCACCCAGGGGTGTCCTTATGTACGGACCTCCAGGTTGTGGGAAGACCATGTTGGCCAAGGCTGTGGCACACCACACTACAG CGGCATTCATCCGTGTGGTTGGCTCTGAGTTTGTTCAGAAGTATTTGGGTGAAGGCCCTCGTATGGTGCGTGATGTTTTCCGGCTGGCGAAGGAAAATGCCCCGGCCATCATCTTCATTGATGAGATCGATGCCATCGCCACGAAGCGTTTCGACGCACAGACTGGAG ctgATAGGGAGGTTCAGAGAATCTTACTTGAGCTGCTTAATCAAATGGACGGCTTTGACCAGAACGTCAATGTCAAG GTGATCATGGCCACCAACAGAGCAGACACGCTGGATCCAGCTCTGCTACGTCCTGGTCGTCTGGACAGAAAGATTGAGTTCCCCCTGCCCGACCGCAGGCAGAAACGTCTCGTTTTCTCCACCATCACCAGTAAAATGAACCTCTCTGAGGAGGTCGACCTCGAAGACT ATGTGGCCAGACCAGACAAGATCTCTGGAGCCGATATCAACTCCATCTGCCAGGAG GCTGGCATGTTGGCTGTGCGTGAGAATAGGTATATCGTCCTGGCCAAAGACTTCGAAAAAGCTTACAAGACTGTCATCAAAAAGGACGAGCAGGAGCACGAGTTCTACAAGTAG
- the si:dkey-199f5.8 gene encoding beta-1,4-galactosyltransferase 3, translated as MVSIQSKWRYLFMFLGIQLVVMALLSREGYQKRVSYFIRIFRKPDTTGLSGRNHTTAGIAGADVYANLSRISKTHSHRDEMPYCPKKSPLVGGPIHVSFPSGLTLAEVQRKNPLVVRGGRYRPPDCEARHRTAIIIPHRHREHHLKFLLYYLHPFLQRQQLNYGIYVIHQAGNYTFNRAKLMNVGFREAMKEEDWDCLFFHDVDLIPEDDRNTYVCDSNPKHAAIAMDKFGYKLPYKMYFGGVSALTPLHYLKMNGFPNNYWGWGGEDDDIGVRVSLAGMYITRPSLKVGRYKMIKHKLDKGNGVNPKRFNMLAKTRQTWKLDGMNTAEYETISREYLPLYTNITVNIGTEAGLHPPLRTPRPPAKAAVKAPAEGPAKLTEGHSEKKSTPKDH; from the exons ATGGTCAGTATCCAGTCCAAATGGCGCTACCTTTTCATGTTCCTGGGCATCCAGCTGGTGGTCATGGCACTACTGTCCCGAGAGGGTTACCAGAAGAGGGTCTCTTACTTCATCCGCATCTTCCGCAAGCCTGACACCACTGGTTTGTCAGGCCGCAACCACACAACAGCAGGCATCGCTGGAGCGGATGTATATGCCAATCTGTCGCGCATATCCAAAACTCACAGCCATAGAGATGAAATGCCCTACTGCCCTAAGAAGTCCCCTCTTGTAG GTGGGCCGATCCACGTCAGCTTTCCATCAGGGCTCACTCTAGCAGAGGTTCAGAGGAAAAATCCACTGGTGGTGCGCGGAGGACGCTACAGGCCGCCTGACTGTGAGGCGAGGCACCGAACAGCCATCATCATTCCCCACAGACACAGAGAACACCACCTAAAGTTCCTGCTCTACTACCTGCATCCTTTCCTGCAGCGACAACAGCTCAACTATGGAATTTACGTCATTCACCAG GCGGGAAACTACACTTTCAACAGGGCCAAGCTGATGAATGTTGGTTTCCGGGAGGCCATGAAGGAGGAAGACTGGGACTGTCTCTTCTTCCATGATGTGGACCTCATCCCAGAGGATGACCGCAACACATACGTCTGCGACTCCAACCCCAAACACGCAGCAATCGCCATGGACAAGTTTGGCTACAA GCTTCCGTACAAGATGTATTTTGGAGGAGTGTCAGCTTTGACGCCACTGCACTACCTCAAAATGAACGGCTTTCCCAACAACTATTGGGGCTGGGGTGGAGAGGACGACGATATTGGAGTCAG AGTGTCTCTGGCGGGGATGTATATCACTCGTCCATCGCTGAAGGTCGGCCGTTACAAGATGATTAAACACAAGCTGGACAAAGGCAATGGTGTGAATCCAAAGAG GTTCAACATGCTGGCCAAGACACGTCAGACCTGGAAGTTGGATGGGATGAACACAGCTGAATATGAGACAATCTCCCGGGAATACCTGCCGCTCTACACCAACATCACTGTCAACATCGGCACTGAGGCCGGTTTACACCCGCCTCTCCGAACGCCACGTCCTCCTGCCAAAGCTGCAGTCAAAGCACCTGCCGAAGGCCCTGCCAAACTCACAGAGGGCCACTCAGAGAAAAAGTCTACCCCAAAAGACCACTAA
- the psmc4 gene encoding 26S proteasome regulatory subunit 6B isoform X1 — protein MEDIVAVEKSPEEMPAILTSRPQTGLSFLAPEPEDLEDLYSRYKKLQQELEFLEVQEEYIKDEQKNLKKEFLHAQEEVKRIQSIPLVIGQFLEAVDQNTAIVGSTTGSNYYVRILSTIDRELLKPNASVALHKHSNALVDVLPPEADSSIMMLTSDQKPDVMYADIGGMDIQKQEVREAVELPLTHFELYKQIGIDPPRGVLMYGPPGCGKTMLAKAVAHHTTAAFIRVVGSEFVQKYLGEGPRMVRDVFRLAKENAPAIIFIDEIDAIATKRFDAQTGADREVQRILLELLNQMDGFDQNVNVKVIMATNRADTLDPALLRPGRLDRKIEFPLPDRRQKRLVFSTITSKMNLSEEVDLEDYVARPDKISGADINSICQEAGMLAVRENRYIVLAKDFEKAYKTVIKKDEQEHEFYK, from the exons ATGGAGGACATCGTAGCTGTAGAAAAGAGCCCG GAAGAAATGCCGGCAATACTGACTTCCAGACCTCAGACAGGTCTGTCCTTCCTGGCACCAGAACCAGAAGATCTTGAGGACCTTTATAGCAGATACAAG aagctgcagcaggaactGGAGTTCctggaggtgcaggaggagtaCATAAAGGATGAACAGAAGAACCTGAAGAAAGAATTCCTCCATGCccaggaggaggtgaagaggaTACAGAGCATCCCGCTTGTCATTGGCCAGTTCCTGGAAGCTGTTGACCAGAACACAGCCATTGTCGGCTCCACTACAG GGTCCAACTACTATGTGCGCATCCTGAGCACCATCGACAGAGAGTTGCTGAAGCCCAACGCCTCAGTGGCCTTGCATAAGCACAGCAACGCCCTGGTGGACGTGCTGCCTCCTGAAGCTGACAGCAGCATCATGATGCTGACGTCGG ACCAAAAGCCAGATGTGATGTATGCTGACATTGGTGGTATGGACATTCAGAAGCAGGAAGTCCGAGAAGCTGTGGAGCTGCCACTCACACACTTTGAGCTCTACAAACAG ATTGGCATTGATCCACCCAGGGGTGTCCTTATGTACGGACCTCCAGGTTGTGGGAAGACCATGTTGGCCAAGGCTGTGGCACACCACACTACAG CGGCATTCATCCGTGTGGTTGGCTCTGAGTTTGTTCAGAAGTATTTGGGTGAAGGCCCTCGTATGGTGCGTGATGTTTTCCGGCTGGCGAAGGAAAATGCCCCGGCCATCATCTTCATTGATGAGATCGATGCCATCGCCACGAAGCGTTTCGACGCACAGACTGGAG ctgATAGGGAGGTTCAGAGAATCTTACTTGAGCTGCTTAATCAAATGGACGGCTTTGACCAGAACGTCAATGTCAAG GTGATCATGGCCACCAACAGAGCAGACACGCTGGATCCAGCTCTGCTACGTCCTGGTCGTCTGGACAGAAAGATTGAGTTCCCCCTGCCCGACCGCAGGCAGAAACGTCTCGTTTTCTCCACCATCACCAGTAAAATGAACCTCTCTGAGGAGGTCGACCTCGAAGACT ATGTGGCCAGACCAGACAAGATCTCTGGAGCCGATATCAACTCCATCTGCCAGGAG GCTGGCATGTTGGCTGTGCGTGAGAATAGGTATATCGTCCTGGCCAAAGACTTCGAAAAAGCTTACAAGACTGTCATCAAAAAGGACGAGCAGGAGCACGAGTTCTACAAGTAG